Genomic segment of Eremothecium sinecaudum strain ATCC 58844 chromosome VIII, complete sequence:
TAGATTCCTGGCCAGCAGAGGAATCCCTGCAGACTTTTAAAGAAGGTGACGGAAATTTATGGGAGGAAGACTGGGACGACGTCGAAGTCGAGGACGGGTTTGTCAAGGAATTAAAGAAGGAGTTAGAAAAGAATAAGAAATAGCTTTATCCATTCAATTGAACTCGAACTATGTACACTATTTTTGCATTTGTATTATCTAAGCACCTATTAACTCAAGTAATAAATCATATCGTTAGATAGATCTTACCATTACCCGGCTACATTGCCAATGCGCTAGCTCCGGTCTAGCGGTTACACTCCCCTCCTTTGCACCCTGCTCCAACAGATCGCCGCCATACAAGTGGGGCTCACGTGTCAAACCCATACATTACCGTAACCCGGCTTTCGCGTTAATCTCGTACCTTGTTGTAGTCGTGATCGTTTCCGGTGGCAAATTCAAAGGAGATAtaaatttatttattttagttagtgtttattattataataTATGTATACCCTAGTCTTATTGTTATATAAATATAGATATAATTTTTTATACATTATTTCATTCCAGGTGAATCCTTAATTCATAGTACTTTACTGTTAACTTAATTTTAACGAGTTTGTGTGATAAGGTTTTATTTATACTTACAGGGGGGATCAcatattattattgttttGTTGTTATTAGTATAATACTATAATAAACAGTACTTTTTATTTAATCAATTAAAGGACTGGTGTCGCACTTAGAAAACAAACTTACAAAACTAGTTCAAATCAATTGTATTCAATATGGAGAAGATTAGAGAGGTATGTTTAATTTTGCGTTGTTGATATGCACGTAGATCAAGGTTCACTAACATTTAGTAGAAATTGACCACTTTGAAGGCCGAGGCCGAGCAATGGCAAGATAAGTACGAGGAATTGAAGACCGAGAAGAAGCAATTAGAGGAGGAGAACATTGAAATGGAAAACCAGATCAAGTCTTTGACTGTTAAAAATGAGCATTTAGAAGAGGAACTAGAGAAGTTGGAGGCTCAATTAAACGAACACAAACAGTTAGCTGAAGATTCTACGAATTTGCGTTCTCATAATGAGAACTTCACCAAGAAAAACCAACAGTTGGAGGAGGAACTGGAGGAAAGTGACACAAAGTTAAAGGAGACTTTGGAGTTGTTGAGAGAGACCGATTTGAAGTCCGAACAATTGGAAAGAAAGGTTGTTTCTCTAGAAAACGAAGTCCAGGATTGGGAAGCTAAGTATGAGGAGTTACAGACCAAGTACAGCTTTGCAAAGGACGAGTTGGAGGAAATTACTGCTTCTTTGGAGAACTTGTGAGTAAGTTTCTGCAGGATGAGGGCTAATATACGCAAATTACGAAGGCCGTTTTAGACTTCGGGAGCTACCATCTCGCCCTGTTGGGGTTTAAGTATCAACTGGGATCTTTTATACTAGCACGTTTAATATTACAAACATTCGATCCCTGTTCAATTCATTGTCTGACTTTATAGCGGAGGCACTTTAGAAGCCAACATGCATGATCATGGCCCCATCGATATCACATATCTCGTCCACAAGAAGTACCATTCATTTTAGTTACACCGAGTCAATAGGGATACCGGAGATTTTTATTCCTTTTTCCTAAATATCTCCGTGTCCAAAAGCTTTCTATATACAATATGATATATTCTCATCAATAATGACGTGCTGTCCGCTAAGATCTCACTAACTATGATCGCAGCTTAAATGCCAGCCAGCTATCTTTTCATCCCTTTTATTTTGAAGCTTTTAATTCAGTCTTTTCTTAGTATCTTCGACAGGCAAAAATTAGTGAATTAAAACAAAGCACTTTTTGTGATAAGTAACAGTTTTATTCTTCAAATAAGCAGGGACAAAACAGTTCAAGTTGGTTGGTCGGAATAGCAAGAGTACTTCAGTCGAATTATAAATGGCAACTGAACCTAACGATGTCATTACTTCTTCCCATGACACTAACCATGTGGCAGAGATAGCTTCCTCACGTCATACATCCACCGACATACATCAATACAATCACCACCAATCAGGATCTGATACTGGAATGGACTCCCTAAAAATAAATACCGGTTTAAATACCCCTGATATAAACTCCTCTCATTCTTTACCAACTGGCTCGTCGTATGGTACATTACGTACATTTGGCCTTTCTCACCTTACAGCGAAACAGCATTTTCTAATTGCGATATGCAGAGACATGTCACTTCTGCCTCCAATGTACTCACTTTTCTGTGCTTTTAAAATGGCATGGCGCTTGCCTTCCTATCCTCATAAAGATTTGTTACACTCGCTCCCACTGGCAAATTCAATCCATAGTATGTGGAATAATAATGTTATAAGGAATCTCCGTCAGCACGCTAGCGAGGCAGTGGCTACTCCTGCCCAGGCTGTGATATCACGAGGGGAAGATATACAAGATTATTTCTGGCTACTGAATGCTATGGGTAAAATGGGGTGCTCGGAATATCTGCTTTGTGCGATGTGGTGCGTCGTATCAATGTATCTTACTTATGCCATTCTCGACTCGCTCATGATTCGCTGGATTGTAAAGTACTCTACATTTGGTGCTATTGTTCGCATGTTTTCTATGTCTATGATTATAATAACTGTTGAGTTACTCCTGTTATCCTCTTTATCTCCTGATAAAGATTACTATCTTCATTCTTGGATTCTTATCAGCTGTACTCTCACAGGAGCCTACATCTGGCAGAGTTTTCTAACCTCTAATTTGAACTGCGTAGATAAGGACGCTTCAATGCTGGCATCTACGTCCTCTGCGCCATCAACCAAGTCCGTACCATCGAATCCTTCATCGGTTGACAGCTTAAATTCAGTCCAAACTCCCAATTCTGTTCAGTCCTATGTGATCTCCAGTACTAAGAAAAGACACAAAAAAGGAAGAAAGTTCGACTTCGAATTTTCCAAGAAAAGATCTATTGACCTGTACAACATTACTGTCTTCTGTGTTGTTCCCGTTGGGATGGCAAGTTTTATAACTATGCTTGGTCTTCTACGAAAGCTTGTCATATATAGATTGGATGTGGAACAGCTGGGAAGACTCCTGAAAGAACTGTATTTACCATAACATTTAAGTTTTATTCACTTCATAACGTTTGATGCTGTTCTCCATAAGACAGTGTTCATGCAACCTATATTTAATTATCATGTGATCAATTTTTAATGATCATCGTTTACGAATATAGTTTTCAATATTCAAAATTTTGTGCGGGTCATTATAATCAATTGCATCTGGAGAACTAGTAGATCTATAGTCCTTGAATTCTCACTTCTTTGAAGGTGTTTCTATTGCTGTCAGGATGGCTGTTAATATCTTAGGAAAAGCTTTCAAAGGCAAAGAAGTCGTGAGAATTGCTTTAGCTTCGAAATTTTATGGCATCGGTCTAAAAACCTCCGAACAACTATGTTCAAAGTTAGGTTTCTTCCCTTGGATGAGGATGAATCAACTTACTGAGCCAAATATTATGTCTATTGCCAGTGAATTGTCGAATATGACTATTGAGGGCAGTGCAAAGGCTATAGTTAAGGAAAATATTGCATTGAAGAGGAGAATTGGATCTTACCAAGGTCTAAGACATGCTCAAGGACTACCTGTTCATGGTCAAAAGACTAGATCTAATGCAAAGACTGCAAAGAAATTGAACAGGCTAGATAGGAAACTATAGTATGGGGATGGAGTTTTAGAAATCTTCTGTTCTGCAGAAGATTTAGTATTGGAAATATATCCTGTATATAGTAACAAATAATGCAATGAATAGTATGTAAGAGGAAGCGAGTCACTCCCTCGTGGATCATAGTTGATAGTCATCCTGAAATGATTTCCAGTCTTTTAATTCCATAAGGTGTCTTAGTGTTGGTCTGCCGTGAGGACAGTTCCAGGGTTTTTCAAGCTCGCCTAGATTGCGAACAACAGAGGTCATTGTCTTTAATGATAATGGTTTACCAATCATGATACTCATTCTACATGCCCTCATCGCAAACATCGCCCTAATTTTGGAGCATTTTATACTATTCCTGTTTATACCATCATACTCCTTTAATAGGCGTAGTATTTCATGGAAATCATTTAAATCAAATTGCGTACGCTTTGATGTTGGGAAGCTAATTAATTCAACCCTACTACCTTGAGCGCGAGTCTCATTAATTTTGAACTTGAACCCATTACGGTTAAATACTTCCAAGTTATCAATTACAATAAGTTCATCGATGACACTCATTTCTATCGGCTCAGGCTTTAGTAGAAGTTGTGATTTAAATGTTGTAGTATTTTTGAGAGTCTCAAAATTATACTTTTCATCACTAGCATGCTGGTCAACTATGAAGAGATCATGCTTTCCCTGCAATCGACGTGTTACAATAATGAAACCTAGATTGAACTGGCCTACTACTTTCATTTTCTTAAAGTCCTTTTTACAGACAGATAATGTTAGGAACCGTTCAGCATTTAAGACATCTTCAAATGTTTCGTTCTTCAAAAAACTGGTTGTATGGTCTGGAGACTGTAGTAGTGAGTCTATTTTCTCTAAACTTCGTTTTAGTAGTTGAAGTTCAATAGTGGCTGCAGTTTCTAAATTATGCGTATGTGATTTGGAAAGTGAGCTTAATTCTTTTCGTTCTGATGAAATTACATTGGGGCTACTCTCTTTAGGCTGGATTTCTAGCCGCCTATTTTTTAATGGTAATATCTCATCACTAGATTCGTTATATGTGTCGGAAATGGCCTCACCGTCATTTGTAACAATTGATTCCTGTCCGGATTCTGCGTGCACTTCAATATCCTCCTCAGCATTTCCAGCGTTATTTATAAATAGTAAATTGTTATCTTTACTTCTCTTCGTGGATTCCAGAATTTCAACATCACCAATACGAATAATCAATGGCTCTGTTTGTTCGCTGTTGTTTTTTGATCCTGAATTATAAGGCTCCTCTTGTGTATGGATGTAAGAATCTAATATAGCTTCACCCGATTTGAGTGGATGACTATTTTCTTGCATGATTGATCGATCCTCCTTATCTGctttattatcatcattatcTTCGCTTATATCTTGCATAGCTACAGGTGAATGATCTAATTCCATATTTTGAGATCTGTTGATGTTCCCATTGGCAGATTCAATATCTTTTAGTTCATCATCATGTTTGCTGCTATTATCATGCGTAGCTTCAACGGCATACTCGTGGCTAGCAGTTTCAACGGGAGCAACGGGAGCAAAAGTTTCTTGCTCCTCCTCGTCCGTGTTTTGAATAGACTTTTCCAACTCAATTTTTAATTTCTTATATGCTGGTTCCAAACCTTCATCAGGTTGAGAGTTTATTAAACCAGATTTCGGCAGTTCTAGTTCTTGGGAATTGAAATGCTTATCCAATGTAGTAGCTAAGCATGTTATAACATATTCCTCATTATGAAGCATTACCGTCCTTTTATCTGGAGTAACATTAACATCAACCATCTCTGGCGATAGCTCAAAATTTAATAATACAACAGGATATTGTACGTTGTTGAAATTTCTATATGTCATATTGATACATTTTAGTAATTGAGGATACTCTACCGGTCTCTTATTGACATAAAGGAATTGCCTGTCTTTGGATAAGCGACCGCATCCACAAGATGGTTTGGAAATATATCCAGTTATGGATATTTTATAGTCAGTATTCATCCAATCCGGGTCATCTTGGTACTTTCGAACCATAAGGTCTTTGTACTCATTAAGATCCAAGTCCAAGGATATTAGCTGTGTTCCATGCAAACCATCAGAGCCAAATACTGCTACAATGTTTTTAGACATATCGCTATTAGCAGGAGTGGATAATATCAAGGATTTTTTGTTTCCACTAGTTGTGTGATTCCATACAGATATCTTGCAGTTAGTGCTAATAATCGCATAGCTTTGCAACAACGTTATACACTTTGTAAACTGTCTTCTACAGTTCTTAACGAATTCTTTTTTCCTTACCGGCAAATGGTTAAATAAGTGCTTCAATTGAACAGTCGTTCCTTTATTCCTTGATATGACggtcttcttcttcaaagcGCCATTAGAAGCAAACTCAAGTTTATAAGCTTTAGGACCCTTTTGAGTAGTTATTACGGTTAGACTGGCCATTGCACAGAGTGAGGATAACGCTTCACCTCTGAAACCAAAAGTTGTGATGCAAGaaacatcttcaaaatcttTAATCTTGGAAGTATGATGTTTGAGAGCCAAATATTCAAAGTTATCTTCAGATATACCATCGCCATTATCAGCACATTCAATAAACTCTAAACCATAGTTCTTGAATGTTAAATCAATAGTGGTTGCACCCGCATCCAAGCTGTTGTCAACCAACTCCTTAACTGCAGTAACCAAATCAGTTATAACCTGACCCGAAGTGATCAAATGCACATCCTCTGACGATATTGCAGCAATACTTACTGACATATTTTGGTTTGTATTCTGTTACCGTTTAGATGTCATCGTCCCTAAAGCAATTAAAACGTAAAATATATCGCATTGTTTGATAAATACACACTACATATTAAACATGAACGAAGATATCGAAAGGTGGCTTCGGATTTATTTGAAATGCTTCATAAATGCAATTTTGTACTATAGAAATGTATATCCGAAGGAATCATTTGCTTGGACCACATATCAAGCGTTCAACCTTCCTCGCCATATGCCTATAAATCGATACCCCGAATTACAGGACTACATAGATGAGCTAATACTTGATGTCCTAAG
This window contains:
- the SEM1 gene encoding proteasome regulatory particle lid subunit SEM1 (Syntenic homolog of Ashbya gossypii AER253W; Syntenic homolog of Saccharomyces cerevisiae YDR363W-A (SEM1); 1-intron in Ashbya gossypii); the encoded protein is MSEKAQNKPVRNALEDEDEFEDFPVDSWPAEESLQTFKEGDGNLWEEDWDDVEVEDGFVKELKKELEKNKK
- the PMS1 gene encoding ATP-binding mismatch repair protein (Syntenic homolog of Ashbya gossypii AER421W; Syntenic homolog of Saccharomyces cerevisiae YNL082W (PMS1)), with protein sequence MSVSIAAISSEDVHLITSGQVITDLVTAVKELVDNSLDAGATTIDLTFKNYGLEFIECADNGDGISEDNFEYLALKHHTSKIKDFEDVSCITTFGFRGEALSSLCAMASLTVITTQKGPKAYKLEFASNGALKKKTVISRNKGTTVQLKHLFNHLPVRKKEFVKNCRRQFTKCITLLQSYAIISTNCKISVWNHTTSGNKKSLILSTPANSDMSKNIVAVFGSDGLHGTQLISLDLDLNEYKDLMVRKYQDDPDWMNTDYKISITGYISKPSCGCGRLSKDRQFLYVNKRPVEYPQLLKCINMTYRNFNNVQYPVVLLNFELSPEMVDVNVTPDKRTVMLHNEEYVITCLATTLDKHFNSQELELPKSGLINSQPDEGLEPAYKKLKIELEKSIQNTDEEEQETFAPVAPVETASHEYAVEATHDNSSKHDDELKDIESANGNINRSQNMELDHSPVAMQDISEDNDDNKADKEDRSIMQENSHPLKSGEAILDSYIHTQEEPYNSGSKNNSEQTEPLIIRIGDVEILESTKRSKDNNLLFINNAGNAEEDIEVHAESGQESIVTNDGEAISDTYNESSDEILPLKNRRLEIQPKESSPNVISSERKELSSLSKSHTHNLETAATIELQLLKRSLEKIDSLLQSPDHTTSFLKNETFEDVLNAERFLTLSVCKKDFKKMKVVGQFNLGFIIVTRRLQGKHDLFIVDQHASDEKYNFETLKNTTTFKSQLLLKPEPIEMSVIDELIVIDNLEVFNRNGFKFKINETRAQGSRVELISFPTSKRTQFDLNDFHEILRLLKEYDGINRNSIKCSKIRAMFAMRACRMSIMIGKPLSLKTMTSVVRNLGELEKPWNCPHGRPTLRHLMELKDWKSFQDDYQL
- the EOS1 gene encoding Eos1p (Syntenic homolog of Ashbya gossypii AER423C; Syntenic homolog of Saccharomyces cerevisiae YNL080C (EOS1)), encoding MATEPNDVITSSHDTNHVAEIASSRHTSTDIHQYNHHQSGSDTGMDSLKINTGLNTPDINSSHSLPTGSSYGTLRTFGLSHLTAKQHFLIAICRDMSLLPPMYSLFCAFKMAWRLPSYPHKDLLHSLPLANSIHSMWNNNVIRNLRQHASEAVATPAQAVISRGEDIQDYFWLLNAMGKMGCSEYLLCAMWCVVSMYLTYAILDSLMIRWIVKYSTFGAIVRMFSMSMIIITVELLLLSSLSPDKDYYLHSWILISCTLTGAYIWQSFLTSNLNCVDKDASMLASTSSAPSTKSVPSNPSSVDSLNSVQTPNSVQSYVISSTKKRHKKGRKFDFEFSKKRSIDLYNITVFCVVPVGMASFITMLGLLRKLVIYRLDVEQLGRLLKELYLP
- a CDS encoding tropomyosin (Syntenic homolog of Ashbya gossypii AER424C; Syntenic homolog of Saccharomyces cerevisiae YNL079C (TPM1) and YIL138C (TPM2); 1-intron in Ashbya gossypii), whose translation is MEKIREKLTTLKAEAEQWQDKYEELKTEKKQLEEENIEMENQIKSLTVKNEHLEEELEKLEAQLNEHKQLAEDSTNLRSHNENFTKKNQQLEEELEESDTKLKETLELLRETDLKSEQLERKVVSLENEVQDWEAKYEELQTKYSFAKDELEEITASLENL
- the SWS2 gene encoding mitochondrial 37S ribosomal protein uS13m (Syntenic homolog of Ashbya gossypii AER422C; Syntenic homolog of Saccharomyces cerevisiae YNL081C (SWS2)) → MAVNILGKAFKGKEVVRIALASKFYGIGLKTSEQLCSKLGFFPWMRMNQLTEPNIMSIASELSNMTIEGSAKAIVKENIALKRRIGSYQGLRHAQGLPVHGQKTRSNAKTAKKLNRLDRKL